One window from the genome of Candidatus Margulisiibacteriota bacterium encodes:
- a CDS encoding winged helix-turn-helix domain-containing protein: MKTVLIIDDEKDLAETIGYNLKKEGFGCLLAHDGESGFISAKENLPDLILLDLMLPGIDGIEVFNLIKRNEGTSRIPVIMLTAKGEETDKVVGLELGADDYVTKPFGMKELMARIKTGIKRTVNKEMCEEKIFRFPDLEINIDAHVVKTSGKSVELTAKEFDLLAYLAKNKERVFTRNQLLDNVWDIDTEIETRTVDVHIRRLREKLKKAGKYIITLHGVGYKFSEKE, translated from the coding sequence ATGAAAACAGTCCTCATAATTGACGATGAAAAGGACCTTGCCGAGACGATCGGCTACAACCTCAAAAAAGAAGGTTTTGGCTGCCTGCTGGCGCACGACGGCGAGAGCGGGTTCATCAGCGCAAAGGAAAATCTGCCCGACCTGATACTGCTGGACCTAATGCTGCCTGGCATTGACGGCATAGAGGTCTTTAACCTTATCAAACGCAACGAGGGCACCTCCCGCATACCCGTCATAATGCTAACGGCAAAAGGCGAGGAGACCGACAAGGTGGTGGGGCTGGAACTTGGCGCTGATGATTATGTGACCAAGCCGTTCGGCATGAAAGAATTAATGGCCAGGATCAAGACGGGCATAAAAAGGACTGTTAACAAAGAGATGTGCGAAGAAAAGATTTTTAGATTTCCCGATCTTGAGATCAATATTGATGCCCATGTTGTCAAGACATCAGGGAAAAGCGTGGAGTTGACGGCGAAAGAGTTTGATCTTCTTGCCTATCTTGCAAAGAATAAGGAAAGAGTTTTTACCCGCAACCAGCTGCTTGATAATGTCTGGGACATAGACACGGAAATAGAGACAAGAACGGTTGATGTGCACATAAGGCGGCTCAGGGAAAAGCTCAAGAAAGCCGGCAAGTATATAATCACTCTGCACGGGGTAGGCTACAAATTCTCGGAAAAAGAGTAG
- the phoU gene encoding phosphate signaling complex protein PhoU, translated as MIERTFDSELSELNDLILKMGQTAQDSIYRSVEALKNRDEKLARAVIEGDSGIDSLELEIQDRAITLIATRQPMAADLRFITTAMSIATDLERIGDLSVDISQKNIEMLKWPLLKPLIDTPKLADIAKNMIKESIDTFVKKDSTRSLKIHAMETEADKLRDLITDELTQIMMRDPQTVPKAIPLLLIARFLERICDHAMNIAEDVVYMVEAKVVKHLPIQNENSPHN; from the coding sequence AAAGGACCTTTGACAGCGAACTGTCCGAGCTTAACGATCTTATCCTAAAAATGGGGCAGACCGCGCAGGACTCTATCTACAGGAGCGTGGAAGCCCTAAAGAACAGGGACGAAAAACTGGCAAGGGCGGTGATAGAAGGCGACTCCGGAATAGATAGCCTGGAACTCGAGATCCAGGACAGGGCAATTACGCTGATAGCTACCCGCCAGCCGATGGCGGCCGATCTGCGGTTCATAACAACAGCCATGAGCATTGCCACCGACCTGGAACGGATAGGGGACCTTTCTGTTGACATCTCGCAGAAGAACATTGAGATGTTAAAGTGGCCGCTTTTAAAGCCGCTGATAGACACTCCCAAATTGGCTGATATAGCCAAGAACATGATAAAAGAAAGCATAGATACTTTTGTAAAAAAGGACAGCACAAGGAGCCTTAAGATACACGCTATGGAGACCGAGGCGGACAAATTAAGGGACCTTATAACGGATGAACTTACCCAGATAATGATGAGGGATCCCCAGACAGTGCCAAAAGCCATCCCTCTGCTTTTGATAGCCAGGTTCCTCGAGCGCATCTGCGACCACGCGATGAACATCGCCGAAGATGTGGTCTATATGGTGGAAGCAAAGGTGGTCAAGCATCTGCCCATCCAAAATGAAAACAGTCCTCATAATTGA